CCGTGGCGTCCCGTCCCACCCATCCGGTGCTCGCCAATGTGCTGCTCACCGCCGATGCCGGCACGGACCGCCTCAGCCTGACGGGATTTGACCTCAGCCTCGGCATTCAGACTTCGCTCCCCGCATCCGTGGACACCAGCGGAGCGGTCACGCTTCCGGCTCGCCTTTTTGGTGAGATTGTGTCCCGTCTGTCCAGCGATTCCCCCATCACCCTGGCTACCGATGACACCGGTGAGCAGGTGGAACTCACCAGCCTGAGTGGTAGCTATCAGATGCGCGGCATGCCGGCTGATGATTTCCCCGATCTGCCTTTGGTGGAAAACGGCACAGCGGTCAAGCTTGATCCTGCTGCGTTGGTTCGTGCTTTGCGCAGCACCTTGTTTGCAAGCAGTTCGGACGAAGCCAAGCAGCTGCTCACTGGTGTGCATCTGCGTTTCGATCAAACCCGCCTTGAGGCAGCGTCCACTGATGGACACCGTCTCGCCGTGTTGAGCGTGGACAACGCCCTGCAGGATGCCATTGCCAGCGATGATGCTTCCGAAGCCGAGGAAAGTGCAGCCCTGGCGGTCACTCTCCCCGCCCGCTCCCTGCGAGAGGTGGAGCGGTTGATGGCTGGCTGGAAAGGCAGCGATCCTGTGAGCCTCTTTTTCGAGCGCGGCCAGGTGGTGGTTCTGGCGGCCGATCAGATGGTCACCAGCCGCACCCTTGAGGGCACCTATCCCAACTACCGGCAGCTGATTCCTGAGTCTTTCAGCCGCACCATCGCCTTGGATCGACGGGCCTTCGTTGCGTCTCTCGAGCGCATTGCGGTGCTGGCGGATCAGCACAACAACGTTGTGAGGATCAGCAGTGATCCCAGCAAGGGACTGATTCAGATTTCAGCTGATGCCCAGGACGTGGGAAGTGGATCTGAGTCCTTGCCTGCTCTGATCGAAGGGG
The sequence above is a segment of the Synechococcus sp. PROS-7-1 genome. Coding sequences within it:
- the dnaN gene encoding DNA polymerase III subunit beta encodes the protein MKLVCSQTELNTALQLVSRAVASRPTHPVLANVLLTADAGTDRLSLTGFDLSLGIQTSLPASVDTSGAVTLPARLFGEIVSRLSSDSPITLATDDTGEQVELTSLSGSYQMRGMPADDFPDLPLVENGTAVKLDPAALVRALRSTLFASSSDEAKQLLTGVHLRFDQTRLEAASTDGHRLAVLSVDNALQDAIASDDASEAEESAALAVTLPARSLREVERLMAGWKGSDPVSLFFERGQVVVLAADQMVTSRTLEGTYPNYRQLIPESFSRTIALDRRAFVASLERIAVLADQHNNVVRISSDPSKGLIQISADAQDVGSGSESLPALIEGEEVQIAFNVRYVLDGLKAMDGERIVLSCNAPTTPAILSPSDDGSGLTYLVMPVQIRS